cacggcatataacgttagttacctattgtaactccggttatatgagtggagcggagccccctagacctgttgccctgccgtcCCACGAGTTATGCTGAATAATCTCGGGAgggcgttctctgggctcataggtcatatataggggcaggcgtgccctgattggctgacgcatcttgcataatgagttttcactACGGCCGCGGACGCAgccagggtaaaccactaggagcaaAAGCCCCTCTAgagggctccgctccactcatataaccggagtaaCATTAGGTAACTAACGATATGCTGACACCCAGCAcaagtacagctctgtggtgtggaggttaacgacacagcctttcatgtgggcgacctgggtttgaatctcgaggtggcaacactttctattgcaggccggctgagctaggtttgcctggttttcttttttttttgagacagttgcatacattttatgaatgttATGGAAGTGTATAGGTTTTGCTGCATGAAAGAATACAGTGCTCTCATCAAATGTTATCTATCTTTCTTTTAGGGTTGTTATGATTACATTGCTGGTCCTTTGATGAGACACAGCTTTGGTGTCTCTTGGTTTGGATTTGCCATATTATGTTGGATGGTGagtataatgtattatttttatgatAATGTAGATTATACACCAATTAAAAAAGTTTCAACAAGTAGGCCTAGATATGTTTAAAGGCATCAATATAAAACTTAAAATAGCTGCATGGCAAATTGAAtcaatgtatttctttgttttcccaCAGTTCTTTGTGATACTGGGAGTACTTTTCCACTACACTCAGGTGAATTTCTGAGGATGACCATCAAAGAATGCTTCAAATAAACTTCATCATAGACATACAGTTCTATGAGTAGTTCTGCAAGTATTGGTCTacaaataaacttcaattaaatatatttactcTTTCTTATCAAATTAATAGAAACCATATATCAATTTactcaataacattttatttttcaaatgaactttctcaaaacaaaacaatgatatTATCAAGTACAATGATCTGTACTCTTAACATTTTGTTCCTCAAAACTGAGAGCTTGCAACCCTGACTTGAAATCCACCGGTGTGTATTATGTACCACACCAATTATACAAGTGGACTGCTACTTATTCAACTACAAGCACACCTCGTTGTTGTTACgtaattattatataattatgcATAACCGTTATGTAATCCTGCAGACCGGTATGGAGCTGAGATGACAAAGGAAACACATTGTACTATCAAACATTAGGCTGAACATTTATAACCAACTGATTTAGCTAATTTGAAAAACTAATTTAAAGCttgtgattttttattttttatttagccaTATGCTCATATGATTCTCTTTGTTTAACCTTTAGATCATGTTTTTCAGATATGTTGTCAAAATAAATAAGTTTGGGCAAATCTTTCTATGAACAAATCCCTACACAATACGTTATGTGTGTATTCTTAATTTCCATATCTTTCCGTGGCTGTACACAGCTAATCCATCAATGTTTGTTCAATACACAATTGTACATGTTACTAGTGTCATTATGTCAACACAGCTGCAAATAATTAGTATCCCTGTTCTGTTTAACTTTTCACAACATTCATTGCATAGTGTTTGAGTCCTCTCTTTGACAATTTACAATTGTGTCATACAGCAGTGCCAGCACGTCCATTCCTCTCACCTCCTTTTCAATATAACTCAAACATTTTTTGTCGAAGCATGATATTTAAGATAAGGTATTCGCAAACAATACTTCACCTTAGGTGCTTCCGTCATTTCTCTAAAAGCACTCCTGACTTTACCAAAACATCAGAGGCATTTTAAGAGAATGCTGTCATTTCTGATAAATCCCTGGTAAAACATACCAGAATAACTTTGTAACATTACACAATATAGACTTTGGTGAACTTATGTCTGGCTACTAGAGCAGAAGCcaaattaaacaacaaaacaacaaagaatTGGTCAAGTGTGTTAATGACTATCTATAGATTAATAAATGGATAAATAAATACTATTAGTTTCTATAATACAATTCCAACTTAAGTAGCCATTTTCTCcagttctctctctttttaattTTGTCCTGTCTATGTCTGGACAAAAGCTGATCACAGTGACAATAGTTGGACATCAGTGGGTTCATGGTGTATAAAGTCATTAAGCAGTTCACAGAAATGTGTAagacataaataaaaataaagcagCTAGTACTGAAGGTAAAACTCTGTTTGGCAAAAGGCAAATCTTGTGATTACCAGTGACGAGATACAAATTATTAAACTAcatggctttaaaaaaaaagccaatAGTAAAATTCATATAACGTTTCTTCCTCTTTGGCTGTTTGTCCTTCATATGCACATTAGAAATATGTtaacatttgaataataaaaaaaaaattgacattgaTAATTACTGCatatatttgggcttataaatataaacacataTTCACTTGCCACTAGAATACTTTTTTTAGTGCAGGATAGAATGGTGATTGGAGGACTGAAAACAGAAAACTGTTCATTTCCCAATATAGTCTCATATCAAAGGTAGAATTATAAACCTAACATTGCTAACAGTAACATCAGGGAGGCTGAACTGAAATATAACCAGAGTTTGAGGTCTGAGGGGAAAGTCTGAACGGAATGCACATGAAGAGTTACTGTCCAGTGTCTCACTCAATCTGCCTGTGACTCCTGCTGTCAAATATCATGGACCTCCTCTGAGGCTGATAAAAACAGCTGGTCGATGTCTCTAGCCGCTGTCCACTCTTCGGTATTGTCATTTTACTCCGCAGGGTCACCCCCTCAGGGGTCCGGAGATTCTCTGCCATATCTTTGGAAAAGACATTGAGCGTTGACGTTTCAGTTGGACTTCTGATGGGCGAAAGGAGGAGCTTGCCATCATCACCTAACGGAGGGTAATCCATAATGGGGAAGGGCGGACTGAACAAGATGAGACTCTGTGGTCTCTGCCGGTTCCTAAAGGACGGTCTCTGCAGAACAGATCGTTCAGGTCTTGGACCATCAGCAAATGCCTCAGCATTGGAGGAGCGTTTTCTCCTCAGCACCGGTGCGTCTGAAGTAGGTGTGGTTTTATTAGTGTCTGTAGCTTTTTCTGCAATAGCCTGCCTTATCTGGGATTTGGAGGCGGGCTCCTTATTCTCCAACTCCTCCTTTCGATCCCTGAAAGTTGTAAGAAGAGGTACACTATCAGCTTTTTCGCCCTTGGTTTTGGTCAGTTCTTTCTCTGGTCCTTTTCCTGCATCTGAGCCCTTTTCCTGCCTGGGATGAGGTATGTGGCTGTACTGCACCTTGGGGGGGATGACGGGCACAGCTTTGGCCTGGCACGTCTTTATCATAAAGGCCGTTCTGACGGATGAGACACTGACGGGCGCTGAGTTCCGGCGCATCGGGGCCTGTCGGTCACTCAGGAACAGTTCCAGTTCCTGGGACAGGCCGTTGGATATTAACCCAGATGGGGTCACTACCTCTCTCTGAATGGAGGCAAACTCAGTGGAGTCAAGGTTTTGCTGATTGGAAATGTCTCGGATACAACGGTGTCCAATGTCCAAATTGAGCGAGTAGGGCCTGTGTTTGAAAaagctgttctgttctgttttttcagAATGAGACGATTCATATGACACCTGCCTATGCAATTTCTGAGaggggttgtttttctgtttggctGTGCAGCTGTTTCCTCTGAGGGGTCTTGTTACATCATCACTGACCAGGCTGGTCTTGGAGGGTACAGGAAGCAGTTGTGTGATTTTGGTCTCTGTTTTGTCGCTGCATGCTTGAGAGCTGTTTCCTGGGAGCACTTCTTTGCCTGTTGTGGGATAAGATACGTTTGTTGGTTTGTCTTCTCTAAGTAGAGAAGGAATGTTTATGTTTTGGGAGCTCGAACCTTCCACAGAACAAGACGATGTCACAGTTTTTCCAAACAAGTCCTTAATAGTGGGCGAGTGGAGAGGACTGGTTACCCACTGTTTGGTTAAACTGAACACCTCCTCCCATGGTTCTTCCTCCAAGTCCTCCAACTCAGAGTGTGCTCCacatccttcctcctcctcctggtgTAGCAGCCCCAGGGCGTGGGGTCTTTCTTCCAAACATATTGAAAGCCTTTCAATCCCGCCCATGACAACTGACAAAGCGTTCTTACCAAAATCATGAGAAACCCCTTTGACCACATCTTGACTTTTACCTTTCCTTGACaactctttgtctttctctgccaTAGACATGCTTCCGTCTGTTACGACGTCTCCTGGCTGCAAACTTTTTATGGCCTGGCCTCGTTGAGGGGAATGTAAACTTGGCTCTACGAGTTGAGAAGCCACAGGCCGGGGATTAATACTGATGGGTTTTTCAGTTTCTGTGAGGTTAGGTTTTAGTGAAGTTTGCTTGTTTTCTGTTAAATCATCAGAATACTGGGATGTATTTCTCAAAACGTTGCCAACCTTGACTTTTAACATTTCATCAAATGGAAACAGCGTGTCTGAGTTTTTTCTGGCTGGATGTGCTGTGGTAGGAGCACGGTGTTCAGTCAATGAAGGCTTCACAGGCATCAAAGGCTGACCTTTATACAACACGGAGCGAGTTGGAAGACTGCTTCTCCTCCTTCCTGGAGCATCTGGCTTTGCCTTAACATCCTCACAAGTGTTTTTGGTTGAACAAAAAACAGGCATGAATTCCTCATCCGGAATGTCAATATCGGGCTCCGTTATTTTCAGCTCAAGATGAAGATCGGACCACAGCTCTTCCTCAATGGTTAGAGGTCCCACATCctgcaaaatacattatacGCAAACACTTATTAAAGCAACCattgttttaattgtattattatttgcatattATCTGTGATGGAACACTTAGCTAAGCTGGACATTGAACACACCAGTTGTGACAGTTCTTTTGGTTCATGCTGAGATGCCAGGTGTTTGTCCAGTTGTTTCCCAGTGGGTTGTTGTTTCTCTATGTCTTCTTCTCTTGTGTTGGGAGAGGAAAACTGTCTCAAGTCAGATAATTCCACTTTCTCTTGAATCTCCCTGTTACTTCCTGCAATTGATATATCATTTATTAACAGATCTTGGTACCATGGGGGATGTGGAAGGCTTGAGTGCATTGATAcgcaacacacacccacacacacatgcgcacaaaacacacattctaACATCAGGTGAAAATGTCCTACCTTCTGGCACCCTTTTAGAAACTGCCTCCTCTTTGCTCCTCTCCTCTGATGACCGGTCCTCCTTTTCCAGAATAGTGGGCCTGCTGTTGCTGTAGACGCTGTCACTCCCCACACTGCCCTCACCAAGGGGGCACTCCTTGTAACTGGAGCTGCTCTGCTCGGACTGGGGGGTCTCTTTGCTGGGCTTCAGAGCAGCTGCAGCAGGCCGCTCTTTGCCTGGTGCCCTGCAGGGGGTGCTGTTGGAGCTGATGACTGCAGACACCCTCAGGGGAACGGACACAGCGAACGGCTCTGATATGTTGAGAGCCTTGCGTTGGTGCCTGGGGGAGGACTCTGGGAACAGGCTTCCTGGGAAGGAGGGCCTGGATGTGCTACTGTGGGTGGAGCCAGAATACAGCATCCTCCTGTTCTTAGGGGAGGTGGGCTGGCAGTTGCTGAGGTCATCGCCTTTGAAAACCTTCAGCTGTTCCGGTAGGTTCTGCTGAGGTGGTGTGACACTTGGTGAGACCCTTCTCTTCATGTTAGGGCTGCTGCCGCCGGTGGCCTCATTCGATTTCTTCATCTCAAACTCCAACCTGTGGTCCTGTTCACTGAGGTCATGAAGGGAGTCAGAGCCCAGTGTCCTGGATTTTTTACTTGGTGCAAATAAACCATTGGCACCGCCTGCTGAGTTGAAATTTCCTGCCTTGTCATCGTCTGGTGTATTGAAAATCAAACGAGAAGCAAATTGTTAGATAACTTCCCAGACTTATTTTACATGTAACTTGCAACTTCATTTTACAAAGCACGGGCTATAGTGAATGTTGGTTAAGGGAGAGAACTGCTGTGAGTAGATGTCACAATGACATAAGTCTTTTGCATGCAATACAGTGCATTCAGCCTCACCTGTTGGCTGAGAGCACAAAGAGTCCATGCTTCTAGCTGGTCGGATAGCTGCCTTTTCTGCGAATGAAGACAATTGTCACTTTATTTtagtctgtataatatcagtaAAGTCAAGGATTCTGTTACTTTCTGTGATATTGATTATCATTTGATAATTCCAAATTCTGTTTTGCATGATGAATCATTTGTAAGCAGATTCGTTGTGCATTACCTGTGATGTTCTGTGCTCTCATAAACACGCTACCATTTCGGCTTAGTTTCCCCTTAGAGTCAGTCACAGACTTGCCCAAGTTGAAGATGGATTTCCACTTCTTTGATTTCCCAGAAAACTTTCTTCTGACAGAAAATTACACAATGTGTGAATAATATGGCTTGTTTCccataaaattaaaaaaagaactaaTGTGTTCCAaagacatttacaaatgtatgcatgtacagtggatatagaaagtctacacacccctgttaaaatgccaggtttttgggatgtaaaagaatgagaaaaagaacatgtcaaaacattttccacctttaatatgacctataacatgaacaattcaatggaaaaacaaactgaaatctttaagaaaaaaaagaaaggaaaaaactggttgcataagtgtgcacacccttaaactaatacttgttATTATTATAGCACTCAGTCTCTTTGAgtaagagtctattagcatggcacatcttgatgtggcataatttgcccactcttctttgcgaAAGCGTTCCAAATTAGTCAGATTGCGAGgaaatctcctgtgcacagccctcttcagatcaccccaaagatgtttaattggattcaggtctgggctctggctgggccattcctgaagccatgcttttgtggaaggatgtgttctttgggtcgttgtcttgctgaaaggtgaacttcatcttcaacagacgcctgaagattttgtgccaaaattgcctggtatttggaactgttcataattccctccaccctgactaaggccccggttccagctgaagaaaaacagccccaaagcatgatgctgccaccaccatgcttcactgtgggtattgtgttctttgggtgatgtgcagtgtagtttttgcgccaaacataccttttagaattatggccaaaaagttcaaccttggtttcatcagaccataacacattttaccacgtgcttttgggggacttgatgtttgtttttacaaacttcagccgggcttgatTGTttctctttgtaagaaaaggcttctgtcttgccaccctaccctatagcccatttatatgaagaatacaggagattgttgtcacatgtagcacacagccagtacttgccagaaattcctgcagttcctttaatgttgctgcttGGAAGCTCCCCTGACcattttcttctcgtcttttcatcaattttggagggacttccagttcttggtaatgtctctgttgtgccatattttctccacttgatgatgattgtCTTCACTGTAGTCCATGGTACatataatgctttggaaattcttttgtaccctcctcctgactgatatctttcaacaatgagatccctctgatgctttggaagctctctgcggaccattgcttttgctctgagatgcaactaagaaaatgtcaggaacatcCTATTAGaagagctgaactttatttgtgattaatcaaagtcactttaaaCAATGGTAGGTGtttaacatgtttttgaatgtgattggttaattctgaacacagccacatccacagttataagagggtgtgcacacctatgcaaccaggttattgtaaggttttattttaaatttttccccctcaaagatttcttttttttttttttttattgtattgttcacattataggtcacattaaaagtgaaaaaggttctgacatgatttcactttgtcttattcttttacatcacaaaaacctggcattttaacaggggtgtgtagactttatatccactgtatgtatgtatttatgatGTATTGTATGAATGATGTATtgtacaaccttgtttccagaaacattgggacactgcgtaaaatgtaaagaaaaacagaatgcaatgatgtgcaaatcatttaaaccctatattcaaaagaatatagttcaaagacaacataccaaatgttgaaactgggaaatgttattggttcttgaaaaatgtatacccattttgaatttgatgctagtaacacatttaaaagaagctgggacaggggcaacaaaagactggaaaagttgttttATGCTAAATAAAAACTTGTGGAAAATCACACAACAAATTAGGTCAACTGGCataaggtcagtaacatgactgggtattaaaatatcattccagagaggatgagtctttcagaagtaaaaatggggaggggttcaccactctgtgaaagactggccaggcaaacagtgcaacaatttaagaataatgtttatcaatgtaaaattgcaaagagtttggggatcttatcatctacagtacacaatatCAAAAAGTTGTTGTAATGTTGtaacaagggacaaggccacaaaccaatattggacttccgtgatcttcaggcctaaggtggcactgcattaaaaacagacacgattctgtagtagagatcacagcatgggctcaggaacacttacaaaaaccattgtctgtgaacacagtacgtcactgcatccccaaatgcaagttaaaactttacaatgcaaaaaagaaatcatACATAAGATCCAGGACCGCCGTCgctttctctgggcccaagctcatttaagatggtctgagacgaagtggaaaactgtcctgtggtctgacaaatcaaaatgagaaATTCTTTATgtgaatcatggatgctgtgtCCTCTGGgttaaagaggagtgggactatccagcttgttatcagcgcacagttcaaccccacatccatgatggtatgggggtgcattagagcacatggcatgggtgacttgcacatctgtgaaggcgccattaatgctgaaaaacatacaggttttggagcaacatattttGCCATCCAGTTGACATCAtgttcagggaaggccttgcttatttcagcaaggcaaTACCAAATCATATTCTGCACGtctaacagcatggctccatagtaaaagagtctgggtgctaaactggtgaaaacatttcactttcaaaacaacagcaattggtgtcctcagttcccaaatgcttgcagagtattgttaaaaaagaggtgatgcaacacagttttgaaatgtgttgctggcatcaaattaataatggacatgtatttttccaaaaacaataaaaaaattcagtttctacacttgatatgttgtctttgtactattttcaattaaatatagggataaattattcaaacatcattgcattcagttttttttttgcatttcatgcagcgtcccaactattttgggaATGTGTTTGTATGCTATGTGggattttgtttcatgttttctaTGCTAAATGTACCCAGTAACCTGGCAGCCCAGAGTATTTGTGCTAACCATGTTTGTTTAGCGTTAAATCCCCATCCATCTTACTTGCTATCCGTTATGTCTATGACAGTATGGTACAGTGTGGCAGTGCTGGTATCAGGTAGACTGTTCTCCCGTTGTCGCTCTATGCGTGCTGGGTGGTTGGGGCTCAGGGAGCGGGCCTGGGCCTCTTCAAGACTCATCAGCTTCATTGGACCCCCCTGACAACTGATAGGCAGAGTGGCATACTTCTCTCCACACATCAAACTAGGTCCTGGAACAACAAAATGGGAGAGGTTTTTACTGGTAGAGGTTGGTGTTGGGGATGGGTAATTAGCATTACTTGCTGCAGTAGTAGTACTGTTTTGGTGGCAGTTGAATTTCATTCCAACCTAggtagtattttggtggtagttCATTCCAACCTAggtagtattttggtggtagttCATTCCAACCTAGGTAGTGTTTTGGTGGTAGTTCATTCCAACCTAGGTAGTGTTTTGGTGGTAGTTCATTCCAACCTAGGTAGTGTTATGGTGGTAGTTCATTACAACCTAGGTAGTGTTTTGGTGGTAATTCATTACAACCTAGGTAGTGTTTTGAGTTGTTGATTTACTAAATAACTTTGCTGTGTACCTGGTGCAAATGGTGGACTACTTGAACTACATTTTACTTGTTtaataaaaggaaaaataagtaAAGACAATACATATGCAGCACTggaaataaattaagagaccacggcacctttttctttcctttccaaaaaagttggaaaggaaagttttgactGAGGTAcagtcaatttgcagtggtctcttaattttaattcttctgttcctcattcaaaaccttcctttttaacttttttagaaaggaaagaaaaaggtgcagtggtttcttaattttttccagagctgtatttttggCATTTGGACATGCCTGATTCTTCCTTTTCAGAATAATTTAGCTACAGTGGACTACTTTTTCTAAGTAAATTTAGTCAATTATACTTTTCCTTTAAAGTACCTTAGCTTCTACCAATGTGAAATTATTGATAGCTTGGTGAACTATCTTTTCAGAGTGCTGTAGCTTTCAATGCTGAGGACAATAATTACACTGTGATGTCCAATGGttacatacagtgccctccagaattaatGCCACCCAACGCAAATATAAGCAAAAAAGTCTGTgatatatgtatttgtgttttataaattttttaaattatatgaaTCTTTAATTGAGTGAAAATATTTCTAATAAAAAAGAGACAATTTTATTCATAAACATGCCTCAATGACTGGCACCCTAGGAAATCGTTTTTACAAAATCTTATTGATGGATATTCCGATTATTaggattttacatttttaagacTTCCCAAGGACTTTCATCTGAGTGTTCGGGAACTTTTAAGTGGTTGTCTGTGACATCCTGCTTTACTGAGGTAAAATTATGAGGTGACACAGGTTCAATTCATTTAGTCAATCTAGCCATCAAGAAGGGGAAAGGCCAAAGAACACATCAATTAAATGACACAAATAAGGCAAGGGCTCGGGGTCAAATCTAAAGTAAACTACGATAAGGCGCCCCCTCCAACAAGTAATATGGAAGGGGTTGCTAGCAGAAAGAAAACCACAAACATTAGCGTTTGGAGTTTGCAAAATGTCATTGGAGCTTTGGAGCCAGGTTCTATAGTATGTTGAGACAGATGAAACTTTTGGTAATAAACCTTAAAGGGTTTGCTGTAAAAAGAGCCATGCTCATGCAGAAAATGACCTGATACCCACTGtaaagtatggt
This genomic window from Esox lucius isolate fEsoLuc1 chromosome 7, fEsoLuc1.pri, whole genome shotgun sequence contains:
- the arhgap31 gene encoding rho GTPase-activating protein 31 isoform X2, translating into MKNKGAKQRSKKKGSDNAFGCDLTEHLQISGQDVPQVLKTCAEFIEKHGVVDGIYRLSGITSNIQRLRQEFCSESCPDLTKEMYLQDIHCVGSLCKLYFRELPNPLLTYELYKKFTEAASVQEDQARLQHIQGVIRELPLPHFRTLEYLTKHLAHLATLSPKTNMHTRNLALVWAPNLLRSKDIEVASCNGDMAFQEVRVQQSVVEFILNHTEQIFNHAAAPIKPKEGPSLMCGEKYATLPISCQGGPMKLMSLEEAQARSLSPNHPARIERQRENSLPDTSTATLYHTVIDITDSKKFSGKSKKWKSIFNLGKSVTDSKGKLSRNGSVFMRAQNITEKAAIRPARSMDSLCSQPTDDDKAGNFNSAGGANGLFAPSKKSRTLGSDSLHDLSEQDHRLEFEMKKSNEATGGSSPNMKRRVSPSVTPPQQNLPEQLKVFKGDDLSNCQPTSPKNRRMLYSGSTHSSTSRPSFPGSLFPESSPRHQRKALNISEPFAVSVPLRVSAVISSNSTPCRAPGKERPAAAALKPSKETPQSEQSSSSYKECPLGEGSVGSDSVYSNSRPTILEKEDRSSEERSKEEAVSKRVPEGSNREIQEKVELSDLRQFSSPNTREEDIEKQQPTGKQLDKHLASQHEPKELSQLDVGPLTIEEELWSDLHLELKITEPDIDIPDEEFMPVFCSTKNTCEDVKAKPDAPGRRRSSLPTRSVLYKGQPLMPVKPSLTEHRAPTTAHPARKNSDTLFPFDEMLKVKVGNVLRNTSQYSDDLTENKQTSLKPNLTETEKPISINPRPVASQLVEPSLHSPQRGQAIKSLQPGDVVTDGSMSMAEKDKELSRKGKSQDVVKGVSHDFGKNALSVVMGGIERLSICLEERPHALGLLHQEEEEGCGAHSELEDLEEEPWEEVFSLTKQWVTSPLHSPTIKDLFGKTVTSSCSVEGSSSQNINIPSLLREDKPTNVSYPTTGKEVLPGNSSQACSDKTETKITQLLPVPSKTSLVSDDVTRPLRGNSCTAKQKNNPSQKLHRQVSYESSHSEKTEQNSFFKHRPYSLNLDIGHRCIRDISNQQNLDSTEFASIQREVVTPSGLISNGLSQELELFLSDRQAPMRRNSAPVSVSSVRTAFMIKTCQAKAVPVIPPKVQYSHIPHPRQEKGSDAGKGPEKELTKTKGEKADSVPLLTTFRDRKEELENKEPASKSQIRQAIAEKATDTNKTTPTSDAPVLRRKRSSNAEAFADGPRPERSVLQRPSFRNRQRPQSLILFSPPFPIMDYPPLGDDGKLLLSPIRSPTETSTLNVFSKDMAENLRTPEGVTLRSKMTIPKSGQRLETSTSCFYQPQRRSMIFDSRSHRQIE
- the arhgap31 gene encoding rho GTPase-activating protein 31 isoform X3, which produces MCGEKYATLPISCQGGPMKLMSLEEAQARSLSPNHPARIERQRENSLPDTSTATLYHTVIDITDSKRKFSGKSKKWKSIFNLGKSVTDSKGKLSRNGSVFMRAQNITEKAAIRPARSMDSLCSQPTDDDKAGNFNSAGGANGLFAPSKKSRTLGSDSLHDLSEQDHRLEFEMKKSNEATGGSSPNMKRRVSPSVTPPQQNLPEQLKVFKGDDLSNCQPTSPKNRRMLYSGSTHSSTSRPSFPGSLFPESSPRHQRKALNISEPFAVSVPLRVSAVISSNSTPCRAPGKERPAAAALKPSKETPQSEQSSSSYKECPLGEGSVGSDSVYSNSRPTILEKEDRSSEERSKEEAVSKRVPEGSNREIQEKVELSDLRQFSSPNTREEDIEKQQPTGKQLDKHLASQHEPKELSQLDVGPLTIEEELWSDLHLELKITEPDIDIPDEEFMPVFCSTKNTCEDVKAKPDAPGRRRSSLPTRSVLYKGQPLMPVKPSLTEHRAPTTAHPARKNSDTLFPFDEMLKVKVGNVLRNTSQYSDDLTENKQTSLKPNLTETEKPISINPRPVASQLVEPSLHSPQRGQAIKSLQPGDVVTDGSMSMAEKDKELSRKGKSQDVVKGVSHDFGKNALSVVMGGIERLSICLEERPHALGLLHQEEEEGCGAHSELEDLEEEPWEEVFSLTKQWVTSPLHSPTIKDLFGKTVTSSCSVEGSSSQNINIPSLLREDKPTNVSYPTTGKEVLPGNSSQACSDKTETKITQLLPVPSKTSLVSDDVTRPLRGNSCTAKQKNNPSQKLHRQVSYESSHSEKTEQNSFFKHRPYSLNLDIGHRCIRDISNQQNLDSTEFASIQREVVTPSGLISNGLSQELELFLSDRQAPMRRNSAPVSVSSVRTAFMIKTCQAKAVPVIPPKVQYSHIPHPRQEKGSDAGKGPEKELTKTKGEKADSVPLLTTFRDRKEELENKEPASKSQIRQAIAEKATDTNKTTPTSDAPVLRRKRSSNAEAFADGPRPERSVLQRPSFRNRQRPQSLILFSPPFPIMDYPPLGDDGKLLLSPIRSPTETSTLNVFSKDMAENLRTPEGVTLRSKMTIPKSGQRLETSTSCFYQPQRRSMIFDSRSHRQIE
- the arhgap31 gene encoding rho GTPase-activating protein 31 isoform X1; its protein translation is MKNKGAKQRSKKKGSDNAFGCDLTEHLQISGQDVPQVLKTCAEFIEKHGVVDGIYRLSGITSNIQRLRQEFCSESCPDLTKEMYLQDIHCVGSLCKLYFRELPNPLLTYELYKKFTEAASVQEDQARLQHIQGVIRELPLPHFRTLEYLTKHLAHLATLSPKTNMHTRNLALVWAPNLLRSKDIEVASCNGDMAFQEVRVQQSVVEFILNHTEQIFNHAAAPIKPKEGPSLMCGEKYATLPISCQGGPMKLMSLEEAQARSLSPNHPARIERQRENSLPDTSTATLYHTVIDITDSKRKFSGKSKKWKSIFNLGKSVTDSKGKLSRNGSVFMRAQNITEKAAIRPARSMDSLCSQPTDDDKAGNFNSAGGANGLFAPSKKSRTLGSDSLHDLSEQDHRLEFEMKKSNEATGGSSPNMKRRVSPSVTPPQQNLPEQLKVFKGDDLSNCQPTSPKNRRMLYSGSTHSSTSRPSFPGSLFPESSPRHQRKALNISEPFAVSVPLRVSAVISSNSTPCRAPGKERPAAAALKPSKETPQSEQSSSSYKECPLGEGSVGSDSVYSNSRPTILEKEDRSSEERSKEEAVSKRVPEGSNREIQEKVELSDLRQFSSPNTREEDIEKQQPTGKQLDKHLASQHEPKELSQLDVGPLTIEEELWSDLHLELKITEPDIDIPDEEFMPVFCSTKNTCEDVKAKPDAPGRRRSSLPTRSVLYKGQPLMPVKPSLTEHRAPTTAHPARKNSDTLFPFDEMLKVKVGNVLRNTSQYSDDLTENKQTSLKPNLTETEKPISINPRPVASQLVEPSLHSPQRGQAIKSLQPGDVVTDGSMSMAEKDKELSRKGKSQDVVKGVSHDFGKNALSVVMGGIERLSICLEERPHALGLLHQEEEEGCGAHSELEDLEEEPWEEVFSLTKQWVTSPLHSPTIKDLFGKTVTSSCSVEGSSSQNINIPSLLREDKPTNVSYPTTGKEVLPGNSSQACSDKTETKITQLLPVPSKTSLVSDDVTRPLRGNSCTAKQKNNPSQKLHRQVSYESSHSEKTEQNSFFKHRPYSLNLDIGHRCIRDISNQQNLDSTEFASIQREVVTPSGLISNGLSQELELFLSDRQAPMRRNSAPVSVSSVRTAFMIKTCQAKAVPVIPPKVQYSHIPHPRQEKGSDAGKGPEKELTKTKGEKADSVPLLTTFRDRKEELENKEPASKSQIRQAIAEKATDTNKTTPTSDAPVLRRKRSSNAEAFADGPRPERSVLQRPSFRNRQRPQSLILFSPPFPIMDYPPLGDDGKLLLSPIRSPTETSTLNVFSKDMAENLRTPEGVTLRSKMTIPKSGQRLETSTSCFYQPQRRSMIFDSRSHRQIE